The following is a genomic window from Candidatus Vondammii sp. HM_W22.
CTGAAAAATATCATGTCCATACTGTTGTTCCTGTTTACAAAACAGAAACAACAGTATTATTAAGTGCCTGGAATGAATATTTCAGGGTCGACTAATTACCCTGTCCTGCAACCTTTCAACCACAAATTCGGGCACCTGTGGATCATTCTCTTCGGTGGTTCTAACATGGCCTGGGCACTGGTGATGGGCGCCAGTCTGGCGTTGATGCTGGTGGGTTATATCTTGCTTTCCAGGGGGGGGCGGCAAGTGCACAGCGCATCCAGACGCATGGTTACGGATGGCCTCTATGCTTTTGTCCGGCATCCACAGTACACCGGTCTGTTCCTGGTCATTGCCGGTTTCCTGGTGCAATGGCCAACACTGCTGACGGTGTTGATGGCGCCGATGCTGCTGTATGCCTATGCACACCTGGCACGCTCTGAGGAACGTCACACGTTGAAACAGTTTGGTGAACGTTACGGTAAATATATGCGTAGCGTACCGGTCTTTTTCCCGCCCCGGAAGCAATATAAGGCATTCTTTACGACGGCAGGTACCGGAAGAACCGGGAAATGAGGTGCAGAAATAAACGTGTTGGCGCCGGCGCCATGCCGGCCGGGAGGTAACAATGGAAGGCTTATTCTCATTTCTTATGATCGGCGGCCTGTTCTTTCTTATGATGCGCTACGGCTGCGGTGCACACAGCCCATGGTGGTCATGATAGATATAGCAGTCATAGTGCAGACAATGAAGTGACCTTTCCCCCAGAAATAGAGCCATGACAAGGATGAGATTTCCAATTAGTTTGTATATTAGGAGATCTCAACATGAAGAAGAAGCGTTACAGAGAAGAGCAAATTATTGGTGCCATCAAGCAGCATGAGTCAGGGGTAAAAGTTGATGACATTTGTCGTCAGTTCGGCATTTCAACCGGGTGCTTTTATAACTGGCGAAGCAAGCACGCCGGGATGGATGTCTCAGAAGCCAAACGGCTCAAAGAGCTTGAAAGCGAAAACAACAAGCTTAATAGGCTTAAGTAGAACCGCTTTTCGGTACGTCACTCAATGGGGAAAAGATGAGCCTCTACGCAAACGGTTACTTGAGCTGGCAAAAAAGCATCCGAGTTATGGTTATTTGTTTTTACATGGCCTCCTGAGAGGAGAGGGGCTTGTGAAAAACAAGAAGCGGACCTACCGAGTCTATAACGAAGAAGGTCTTCAAGTGAGGACTAAAAAACGCAAGAAGATAATACGACCAAGAATGCCAACGATTATGCCCATTGGTAAAAATATACGCTGGTCAATGGATTTTGTCAGTGATCAGTTGGCTAATGGTCGCCGCTTTCGAGTATTTAATGTGATTGATGATTACTCAAGAGAAGTTATTGGCCAGCTCTCTGACTTCTCGATCAATGGTCACCAGGTCGCTCGTTTTTAACTCAGGTGATTAAGCTAAGGAGCGCTCCGGATCAAATAATCTGCGACAACGGTACTGAGTTTACTAGCAAGGCGATGTTCTACTGGCAAAAAGAAAGTGGCGTTAAGCTAGGTTTTATTCAGCCAGGCAAGCCTACTCAGAATGCGTTTGTAGAAAGCTTAAACGGTAAATTCAGAAATGAATGTTTAAATCAGCATTGGTTCAGGTCCATTGATGACGCTAGACATGAAATTGATCAATGGCGAGAGCACTACAATCACGTGCGGCCTCATAGCGCATTAAATTATTTGTCACCTGTGGCCTTTGTAAATAGGGCCGCTTAGAATGAATTATCTCATCCAAGTCTTGGTATTAAGATGGGGGGAAGGTCATGTGGAACGTATTTGCTTGATATGGTGCTGTTCTTATAAGCAATGACAGATCGTAACTATATGAAGCATATCAAATATCTTATTGAATAGGAGTGAGTTTCTTTTAGATGGCTGCTTTTGGATGTTTCCTGCCTGATACTCCTGATTAATTTTAGTCCTGAAGTAGTTCACCCTGACAGGATTTTTCTTTACTCTTTCTCGGGGAGCTATTGGCTACCTTGAGAAGGATAAGTGGTACTTACAGGAACAGACCGCTTAATCGTAAAAACTTGTCCCCTTCATCTATTTCCTTAGGTTTAATCAGTGTTGATGTATTACTTGGAATATTATGAGAGTCAAAATTATTTATCATTATTGATTAATAATGAATTGTACTGACATT
Proteins encoded in this region:
- a CDS encoding methyltransferase family protein; this encodes MNISGSTNYPVLQPFNHKFGHLWIILFGGSNMAWALVMGASLALMLVGYILLSRGGRQVHSASRRMVTDGLYAFVRHPQYTGLFLVIAGFLVQWPTLLTVLMAPMLLYAYAHLARSEERHTLKQFGERYGKYMRSVPVFFPPRKQYKAFFTTAGTGRTGK